AAGTCAGCCAGTGTCTGGAGGGCCTGAGAACCCTACACACTCTTTCTCATTGGAGTGCCAGGTGCCACTTGGCCAAGGCTTGTATGTGGGGAGCGTGGCAAGGAAACCCAGTCCAAGCCCAGCCAGCCTCTGTGGTGGGTCCCTTCATGCCAAGGCTCAAGAGGAGTGCCAGGGAACCAGCCTGCCCCCCAAGAAATGCCATGGGGCTTTGCTCGCAAGGGTCTCCGCCTTGATTTTGCTCTTTCCAAGAGGGAGCCCCTGCCATGGAGGGGAGAGGGGCTGCAGCACTTGGGTCCCGTGGagaagggttgtgtgtgtgtatatatacatactgtgtgtgtgtatatatataatatatggacATACGACAGGCAGACCCTCTGCCCCCTTTGGACCCTCCGCTTCTGTGAGCCTTCCAAGCAACTTCTCCTATTTCCCAGGGGTCCAGTGCCCTTCTGCAGCCCCCGGGGCTTAACCCCCTTGACCCTCCTGGGCCCAAAGCTGGAACTAAGGGGGCAGAAGGAATTGGCAGTGACAACAGGCCACAGCGACAGGGCCTGGCCTCCTTCCATAGACCCCCATTCTGGGGGCTGGAGGGACCCCTTGGGACTGACTGGGTCTCCCTTCTCTTCCAGTGGGCTCCGATCCGCCGACCTCCTGCTGCTTCAGCTTCACGTCCAGGAAGATCCCGCGGAGCCACGTGGCCGACTACTACGAGACCAACAGCAGGTGCTCCCAGCCGGCCATCGTGTAAGGACCCGACCCGATGCCCctttggggagagggagggagggagggggacccCTTGTTGTCCAGACCCAAGCAGTTCCCTGGTTCACTTATAGGGTGGTTAGTCAACCCATTGGGTCCCAGGGGGCTCCGCTTGGGATGATGTAAAGCCCAGGCCCAGAATGTTTCCAGAAATGGAGGAGCCGCTTTGCTTTAGTTGCTCCCATTGGGGTCATCTGAGCCCCAGGGCCTGGCACAACTGGCACATGGGCCGCAATGGGAAGGGACCAAGGAGGACCCCTTGGGAAACAGAGACGGGCATCGGTCTGCCAAGGGGCCCAAAAGCAGGCCATGGAGCTGGTGCTGGGAGAAAATGGGAGGCCAACCTAGCTTCTCTGCTTGGCTCCCTCCAGCTTCATCACGCGGAAAAAGCGGGAGATCTGCGCCAACCCTTCGGAGCGGTGGGTCCAGGAGTATGTCAACGACCTGGAGCTGAACTGACCGAGAAGCCATTCCTAGAGGGGCAAAAGGCCCAGGGCCCCGATCCCCCCGTGCCAGTCTGGGACTCTGATTCCGCCTCAGGGATCTGCGGTGCTAATTTAATCTTATTTAAGGCCTTTTGCTTGTGGCAAGAGTCCCATTTCTGCCAAATGCTTTATTTATGAGATGCAAAACCAGACGTTTTATACTTTTCTATATTTATAAATGCAACGTGGCGCAACCATGTCCGGCGTCTGTATGTCCAGCGTGCCTCCAAATCACCCATCGCCTTCTGGTGACCCCCTTCggttgcatagggttttcttaggcaagggatcctcagagaGGCTGGATACAAAGGAGTAAAAACAACCCAGGGCTCTGTTTTCTCAGGGACCCTTTCATTCCCCTTTCAAGCCCTGGAAGGGCAGAGGTTAATGCGGCATCAAAGGAGTCTGGGGCACAAAGGCGGCCCTTGCACAGCCCtctccgtctgtctgtctgtctgtctctctccttAAAGGAGGGCAAAAACATGGGAAGACAGAATTTGGATGgaaaggacaacaacaacaacaacaacaacaacaacaacagcaacaacatgattTATTTAGGACAGAGGAGCAAGCAGCAACCCAGTGCACATGCATTTCTGTTGCACTCAATGGGGCATTTTCAGAGCAGAGGCATCCGCAGAAGTAGGTTCAGGTTTCATGCCGCctgcctctgaagatgccagttgcAGATAAAATGTTGGGCATAAACTCTTCcagcccccccaaaaccccacagaaaactgcTGGATATGATTCCCTTAGCCATGCCAGTGAGCCATGCCAGGAGAGCATGAAGCCCAGAGAGGCGTGCAAGGGAGGGATGTGCACAAGCGGCTGTGCAAGAGCACCATCGTCCGGCTGGCCTTGGGACTGGGCTTGGATGCCATTTTTCCCCTCGGAGGGCAAGGTTTCCAAGCATCCCAAATGGAGATGGTCATAAAACCCATCAGTCCAAGTGTGCCCCTGAGCCCTTCTCAAGGGGCAATGCTCTGGAGCTTCTTTAAAGAAAGGTGCCATTGGTTTGCATTTACTTCTACTGTTGCAACCTTGGGTtttctatctatcatctatctatctatctatctatctatctatctatctatctatctatctatctNNNNNNNNNNTCTATCTATCTTATGTCTGTGTATACACATAATGTTTACTGGCATGGGTGCAAGCATTCACAAACCTTAACACATAGCCTTTCACAAACATTGACAGAC
This Sceloporus undulatus isolate JIND9_A2432 ecotype Alabama chromosome 11, SceUnd_v1.1, whole genome shotgun sequence DNA region includes the following protein-coding sequences:
- the LOC121916772 gene encoding C-C motif chemokine 4-like, which translates into the protein MNSSSSAAALLVLLLAASVLLAAAAPVGSDPPTSCCFSFTSRKIPRSHVADYYETNSRCSQPAIVFITRKKREICANPSERWVQEYVNDLELN